AACAATTCCTGTAATCGAAAAAAGTAATGCCATCGGCAGTAAAAACACGCTCACATAAATATGAAATTGATGAGAAAATTTTTTAAGTTTCACTTTTAATCCTTTAAATTTTTGGAAATTATAATCTTTCTATATAAAATATCTGTGAAAGACAAACAAATTTAAGGATAAATGTCTTTAAAAAATAATCCTATGCAATCATATGAACTATAAATCTCAATCGATCAGATGACTGACAAACTTTGAATAATTATCTAAAATCAACCCGCCCTTTCTAAAACCCAAACCACAAGATTCATAGGCATAAAATACATTGGGTTGATAATAAAAATCGCCTGATTTATTCAACTCATAAAATTCCTGATAAATAGGCTTATGATTTTGATAAATACCTTCGTTTTTAAGTATGGATTGCAATGAAGAGTCCAAAATTTCGATATTAGCTCCTTCGCGTCCAAATGCAGTTTTTTTGACCTGCTGTTTATCTTTTAGAGGTTCATAGCTTGTTTCCAAAAGCAAAGGGTGATGGGGAAAAAGATCCCATAAAAGCTTTAAAAAGCGTTTGCTCTGAAACATCACTGCATAAGCAGGATTTAGAAAAATCGCATTTTTATTTTCCATTATTGATTGCATAATGAGTGCAAGTTCAGGTTCATCAATAGCAATATTTTCCCAAGGAAGAAGCTTGAATAAAAATTCATAATTCACCCCTTGAGAAAACACGCCTTCATCTTGACTAAATACAATCTCATCAATAAAACAAAAAGAAGTTTCAAAACCTGCACTTTTTGCAATATCCTGCAAAAACCTCACCGTTCTTTCCTCTTCAATATTGCCTTTAATACTTGAAAACAATATTTTCCACCCTTCATACATTTGCTCAAAACCGCTTGTATCCTCACCCAAAGTGATCATTCGCTTAAAATTTTCTCCAATTGCCTCATAAAGATTATTAAACTGCAAATTGGAATCATAGCCATTATATTTCAGCATTGCCCATTGTACAACTGAGGTTTCATAAAGCATTGTAGGAGTATCTGCATTAAACTCTAAAAGTTTGATGGGTTTTCCATCAAGTCCGCCTGCCAAATCAAAACGCCCGTATAAATGCCAATGAATTTCCTCTTCCCAACTTTGTTTAATCATAGGTATCAAAACATTAGGAATGTCAAGCTCAAAAAATAAATCATTTTTGATTGCATACTCTGCTGTTTCCACATACATATCATAAAGCTCATTGCAAGCTTCATAATAAGCATCTGCCTCTGCTTGAGTGATAACAACGGCTTCATTTTCGATATAAGACGTATTATCAGGATCGGTATGCCACTGCAAACCGATCTCTTCAAGAGTGTTTTTATCAAGAGGTTTTAAAGATAGTGTTTTCATCATATCCCTTTATGATCCAAATGAACCCATTCCTGTAGATTTTGAAGCGTTTGAACCCCCTCCAAAAAACCCACTTTTCCCACCACTTGGATTTGAACGGACTTTGGAAGTTGAAGAAGTATTTTTAAAACTATTTTGGCTTCTTTCATAAGCTTGAGGTGATTTATAATTCCTTTGACTATTTTGCTGGTAAGTCGGATTATTAAAAAGCTTATTTCCGATATAGCTGCCTAAAATTGCACCTGCTGCACTTGCAAGAATCGCCCCGCCAAGTCCAAGCCCCCCGCTTGCATTTGGATTTGTGAGTTGGCTTGTGCCATTATCAATTTTAGTTTCTTCTTGCTTAATGAGCTTCTGTATCTCCTCTTCAGAAAGCACCCTTTCATTTCCTTGCAAATCCCGAACAACTACGTGGGTTTTTGCGCTGGGATATTCTTCAGCGATTTTATAAGCCCCACTAGGTTGCTCTTCTAAAATAACAAATGCACCCTTTTGAATTGCATTGGATATATTGGTCGCACTTTCATTAGAACCTTGAGAATCATTCCCACAGGCTGCTAAACTTACAATCACAAGAGCACTCAATCCTCCTATGACAGCATAATCAGATATTTTCCTAAAGTGTTTCATTATATCTCCCTGCTAAAAATTTCAATATTGCTTCTGGCATTATTTTTTATATTCATAAATATAAGGAACGAATTTGATCAAATCTGATTCGGATATCTTCTTTGTGACATTTTCGACTTTTTTCATTTCATTTTCAGGCTCTTCTTTAGGCTCATAAGTCACAGCATAAATCTGTTTTAAAATCCGGATTTTTTCCTCTGGGGTTTTTGCTGATTTTATTTTTTTCAAGATCAAACCGGACTTGATTACAGACTTTTTACCAAGAAATCCTACAAGCACCATTCTTACATTTGTATTTTTTAATCTAGAATCGATGTCCCTAAGTTCATTTTGACAATGAGGACACATCGGATCAGAAACGATATAGGTGATTTTTTGGTTGCCTTTCGTGCTTGATGGCAAAGAAATCACATAATCATCAGGAATGGATTCAAATAAAGCATTAAATTTAGCACTATTTTGTTGTTGGGTATTATAGGCTTGAGCCTCTTGATAGACTTGATTCACAAGATTGGCATCTTTTTTTTCATCACTGAAAAATACATTGCTCAAACCAATAACAATCTTCCCATCTTTGCTCGTAAAAACAGGAATTTGATACTTAGTATCAGGGTCTTCAATGACAACAATTTTAAATTCAGGATTAGATTTGAGTGTCTCGACTTTGAGTATGGAAATTTTTTTACCCGTTTGACTCTCTATTATTTTTGTAATATTTTGCTCTATATTTGCCTGGGCAATACCAAAAGCAAAAAATATCAACACGGCAGGTAAGATTTTTTTCATATTTTCTCCTTAATCAGATAAAATCACATTTTACTATAAAATTTGTCAATCAAATATTATCAAAGGTGTTCTATAGTGAAATATCTTATCGTTTTTTTGAGTATTTTTACAGGGTTGTTACCTGCACTTTATCTCTTCTATAACCTTACTGAAAGTTTTTATGGAGCAGAGCCAACAAAAGCAATATTGCATTTTTTAGGGGATTGGAGTATTTATTTTCTACTTGGAACACTTACATTTTTGTGGATTTTCAGACTGATGAAGATCTCCTTCAAATACCTTTCCATCATTTCTAAAATATTTGGCTTCTACTCATTTTTATATGCCTTAGCGCATATTTTTTCTTATATTTTTTTCGAACAAGGAGGAGATGTGTGGGCTTCTCTTGATGAAATCAGTCGCAGGGTTTATCTATTTTTGGGAGCAATAGGATTTTTATGTCTTGGAATTCTAAGCATTTCTTCAGCCTTTTTCTCACGTTTTTTCTCACGATTATCTGTTTTTATCTACCCTGCAGGACTTTTAGGAAGCATTCACTATCTGATCGGACAAAAGATTCCAAGCCTTTCTTCTTATTTGATTTTCTTGGCATTTTTCAGTTTGCTTTGTGTTAAGCTTCTATCAAAAAATAAGGACAAAAAATGATCATTATCCCCGCAAGACTCCATTCAACACGATTTCCTCAAAAAATACTTGTTCCCATCAATGGAGTTCCAATGATTATCGCCACTGCTTACAATGCACAAAAGGTCGATGAAGTTGTGGTTGCCTGCGACAATGAAGAAGTGCTTGCAATTTGTAAAAATCATAAAATAAAAGCTGTTCTTACAAGCCCCCATCACAGCAGTGGAACAGATCGATGTGCAGAGGCAGCAAGAAGTTTAGGATTAAAAAAAGATGAAATTATCATTAATGTTCAAGGCGATGAGCCTTTTTTGGAAACCCAAGTCATTTCCCTATTGAAAGAAAAAATGAAAGATGCTCCTTTTATGGCAACTTGTGCAAAAATTATCGAAAAAAGTAAAATCAATGATACCAATCTCGTAAAAGTAGTCCGCGCACATTCGGGCGAAGCCATCTATTTTTCAAGGCTTCCCATTCCTTATAGCAGAGACGGATTAAATGATTCTTTGCTAGAGTCAAATCCATATTACGGACATTTGGGCATCTATGGATTCCGCACTCAATCTTTAGAAGAATTTTGTAACCTACCTAAAAGCCCTCTTGAAGATATAGAAAAACTCGAACAACTCCGTGCTATTTACCATCAAAAATCCATTTTTGTATGCATCGTTCAAAGTAAAAGTATCGGTATAGATACACCAAAAGATCTTCAAAATGCCTTAAAATCTATCTCGCAAACTCAACTGCCCGACTCTCGCGGATAACGCTGACTTTTATTTCACCAGGATATTGGAGAGTTGATTCCACCTCTTTAGCAATATCTCTAGCAAGCACAACACTTTGAGCATCATCAATCAAATCTGCACGTACAATCACTCTGACTTCCCTGCCCGCATTGATAGCATAAGCCTGCTTAACCCCTGTTTTGTCCATAGCAATGCGTTCAAGATCTTGCATTCGATTCAAAAAACTCTCAAGTACTTCCCGCCTAGCTCCAGGACGTGCTGCAGAAAGAGCATCAGCAGCACACACTGCGGCAGCTTCAATACTTTGAATTTCCTCATCTCCGTGATGAGCCATAATCGCATTGATAACAACAGGATGTTCTTTATAGCGCCTGCAAATTTCAGCACCTAAAATTACGTGATTCCCTCCTGATTCCTGCGTAAGGGATTTTCCTATGTCGTGCAAAAGCCCTGCTCTTCTAGTAAGCTTCTCATCGCCTCCAAGTTCTCCAGCAATTACTCCAGCAAGATTGGCCGTCTCAATCGAATGCCCTAAAGCATTTTGCCCAAAACTTGCACGATATTTCATCTTCCCGATAAGTTTCTTAAGCTCAGGATGCATATAACCCAACCCCATATCCAAAACAATGTTTTCTCCATCTTGAAGAACTTGCTCTTCCATTTCTGCACTTACTTTGGCATAAACTTCTTCAATTCTTGCAGGTTGAATCCTGCCATCTTCAACTAAAAGTTCGACAGTTCTAGTAGCAATAGCTCGCCTATAAAGATTAAAACTGCTTAAAATAATCGTTCCAGGTGTATCATCAATAATCACATCTACACCACTAATCATTTCAAGCGTTTTAATATTTCTACCCTCTTTCCCGATAATTCTGCCTTTAAGCTCATCATTAGGTAAATGCACCACATTAATCAGACGCTCAGTCGCAAATTCCCCTGCAAACCTCGTAGTGGCTTGAGCAATGATATAATTAGCCCTTTTCATTGCCTCTTCCCTAGCTTCGTGTTCGTATCGTCTGATTAAGGCAGATTTCTGTCGGATCAACTCATCTTGCAAATAATCTAAGATCAAAGCTTTTGCTTCTTCTTTTGTATAGCCAGTATATTCCATAAGGGTATCCAAAGCCTTTTGCTTCGCATCTTGATATTCTTTGATAAGCTTATTTTGGGATTCATACTCTATGAGAAGCTTGTTCTTTAAATCTGAAATCTTTTGTTTTTCTTCTTCAATAAAACCTATTTCTCTCTCAAGCTTTTGTTGTATTTTATCCTCTTGGTTTTGAAGCAAAGCAAGCTTATTTTGATATTCCTTGATAATTTTTGAAGTTCTATCTTCATAATTTTTTTTCAACTCAAGCTCAATTTCTTTAGCTTTGATTTGTTCGTTTTTTAAGAGTGTTTGTGCCTCATATTCAATTGCTTGGGCTTTGGCTTTAGCCTGTTCAATAATCACATCGGCATTAGAATTGAAGATTTTCTTAGAGAGAAAAAAAACACTACTTCCCACTATGAAAACAAATATTATAAACCCTATCACCAAGTATTCTATCATCAATCCCTCTTTTTACAATGCAAAAACTGCTGATAAATTTATCGCCAAAAATATCATAACTATCAGTAAGAACAGATTTTGAGATAATCGCTCTTCTGCTTATAAAAATCACATTTGGACGGTAAGAAAGGGTTTGAAAAAACCTATCATACATTCCTTTTCCAAATCCTATGCGCTTAAATCTTTTATCAATTCCCAAAATAGGAACGATTGCTGTATCAATTTTTGTTAAATAAAATAAAGATTTTTTGGCTTCAAAAATATTATATTCATTCTTATGTAAAGGCAAACGAAATGGTATCATTTTAAAACTAACTCCATCTATATAAGGAATAAAAACTTTCGTTCCACGTTTTTTAAGCCAAATAATCAAGGGATAAATATTTACTTCGCTCTTCATAGGGCAATAAAGCAAAACTCTTTTAGCCCCCAAAGCAATCAATTCATTTTTTAAAATTCGGATCGTTTTTTTATCTTCAAAATTAATTTTTTTTGTCAATGATGTCAGATAAGTTTTACAAAATTTTCTAAATTGTGGCTTTATCCTTACTCCCTTATATGTCTTTATGTATAATGGCACATTTTAAATCTTTAAAACTTAAAAAAGGGTATTGATGAAATATTTTTACGGATTGATTCTTGTTTTAACACTTCTAAGCGGCTGTATGAGCAATGGAGATCATAAAAATCAAGTCAAATATACATTTAGCGACCAAAACGGGCAAACCTTTAAAATCCAAAGCGATTTTGACACTTTCAATATTCGCACGCAAAAATCCGAAAAAAACGACAAAGTGACGCTAATTATGTTTTTAGATCTTGAGTCTCAAAATTGCAAAGATTATATTCTCAATATCGACCACTTAAAACTTACTTTTCCTAGAGCTTCTATTTTAGGTATCTTGATCAAACCTTATTCACAAGAACAAATCAGCCTCTATGCCAAAGAAAACAATGTGGATTTCCCTCTACTTAATCCGACTGATTCCAAAAACATCTTTGAAGATTTTTCACACAAAATAAATCCCCCTCAAGAAGAGCAAAATACCTCCCTAGAGATTCCTTATTTTGTGCTTTATAACAAACACGGAAAAAGATACCAAACCTATAGTGGTATCGTAATGGAAGAAATGTTTGCCTATGATATTGATGCGTTGCTAAAAATGCACTAAAAAGGCAGGAAACTTATGTTAGATTTATTTAAAAAAACAGCTCAAAATATTTCCTCTTTGATTGGAACAAAAACCCCTACGATTCAAAAAGAGAAGCTTGAAGAGGTACTTATAGAATCTGATATCCAATACGATCTAACCGATTCTATTTTAGAACATTTACCTCCAATCATCAAAAGAAATCAACTTGAAGTCGCTCTAGAAAGATTTTTTAGAGGCGAAAGCTATTATGACAAAATCACACTCAAAGAAATCAAGACAAAACCGCTTGTGGAACTTATTATCGGCGTGAATGGAGCAGGAAAAACTACCACTATTGCCAAACTTGCCAACAAATATAAATCTGAAGGCAAAAAAATCCTTTTGGGAGCAGGCGACACCTTTAGAGCCGCAGCCACAGAACAGCTCAAACTTTGGAGCGAAAAGATCGGCACAGAAATCATTACTACCCAAAATGGCGGAGATCCCAGCGCGCTTGCATACGATACGATTCAAGCAGGTATTGCAAGAGGAATGGATAATATTATCATTGATACAGCCGGCAGACTCCACAATCAAACTAATCTTAAAAATGAGCTTGCAAAAATCACGCGTGTTTGTTCCAAAGCTCTAAATGGTCAAGATTTTCGAAAAATCCTCATTCTAGATGGAACACAAGGAGCTTCAGCAATTGCACAAGCAAAAATCTTTCACGAAAGCCTTCAAATAGATGGCGTGATTATCACCAAGCTTGATGGTACAAGCAAAGGCGGAGCAATTTTAAGTATCATTTATGAACTCAAACTGCCCATTTTATTCTTAGGAATAGGAGAAAAAGAAGATGATCTTGTGAGATTTGAAGAAAAAGCCTATATCCAAAGTATCTTAGATTCGATTTTTGAGTAACAAAATGGCAAAAAAAAATTTCACTCTTTTTGAATGCCAACATTGTGGGTTTCAAAGCACCAAATGGATGGGAAAATGTAGCAATTGCGGGGCTTGGGAAAGTCTCATAGAGCTTTCAAGTTCCCAAATCCAAAGCCTCAAAGAAACTAAAGTCCTGCATTCAAATGTTTCAGCAATGCCCATCACTTCTGTAGAATACGAAAACGTTATAAAATTTTCCTCAACTCAAGAAGAACTCGATATTGTTCTTGGAGGAGGCATTGTCTCAGGTGGTCTATATCTCATCGGAGGAAGTCCGGGCGTAGGAAAATCAACCTTGCTTTTAAAAGTAGCTGGCGGGCTTGCTAAAACAGGAAAAAAAACTCTTTATGTCAGCGGGGAAGAAAGTGCGGGACAAATAAAACTTAGGGCTCAAAGATTGGATTGCGTAGAAGAAAATCTCTTTTTACTCAATGAAATTGATTTGAATTCCATCAAAGCTAACCTTACAACCAAACAATATACCGTATGCATTATTGACTCAATCCAAACCATTTATTCTCCCCAAATAACTTCAGCTCCGGGTTCTATCTCTCAAGTACGTGACATCACGTTTGAACTAATGCGCGTAGCCAAAGAATATGATATCGCTATTTTTATTATCGGGCATATTACCAAAGAAGGTTCAATCGCTGGTCCTAGAGTGCTTGAACATATGGTAGATGCCGTGCTGTACTTTGAAGGCGATCCCAGTCGCGAACTCCGAATGCTTAGAGGCTTTAAGAATCGCTTCGGCACTACAAGCGAAGTCGGAATTTTTGAAATGCGTAGCGATGGTCTCATAAGCGCAAAAAATGCTTCTAAAATATTCTTTTCCCAAAAACGACCGACGCCTGGAAGTGCTGCAACCGTAGTTTTGGAAGGTTCTAGAGCGCTTGTGCTTGAGATTCAGGCTTTAGTAAGCGAAATGAGCTTTGGCGTCCC
The sequence above is a segment of the Helicobacter sp. 12S02232-10 genome. Coding sequences within it:
- the ftsY gene encoding signal recognition particle-docking protein FtsY — protein: MLDLFKKTAQNISSLIGTKTPTIQKEKLEEVLIESDIQYDLTDSILEHLPPIIKRNQLEVALERFFRGESYYDKITLKEIKTKPLVELIIGVNGAGKTTTIAKLANKYKSEGKKILLGAGDTFRAAATEQLKLWSEKIGTEIITTQNGGDPSALAYDTIQAGIARGMDNIIIDTAGRLHNQTNLKNELAKITRVCSKALNGQDFRKILILDGTQGASAIAQAKIFHESLQIDGVIITKLDGTSKGGAILSIIYELKLPILFLGIGEKEDDLVRFEEKAYIQSILDSIFE
- a CDS encoding disulfide isomerase: MKKILPAVLIFFAFGIAQANIEQNITKIIESQTGKKISILKVETLKSNPEFKIVVIEDPDTKYQIPVFTSKDGKIVIGLSNVFFSDEKKDANLVNQVYQEAQAYNTQQQNSAKFNALFESIPDDYVISLPSSTKGNQKITYIVSDPMCPHCQNELRDIDSRLKNTNVRMVLVGFLGKKSVIKSGLILKKIKSAKTPEEKIRILKQIYAVTYEPKEEPENEMKKVENVTKKISESDLIKFVPYIYEYKK
- the radA gene encoding DNA repair protein RadA; its protein translation is MAKKNFTLFECQHCGFQSTKWMGKCSNCGAWESLIELSSSQIQSLKETKVLHSNVSAMPITSVEYENVIKFSSTQEELDIVLGGGIVSGGLYLIGGSPGVGKSTLLLKVAGGLAKTGKKTLYVSGEESAGQIKLRAQRLDCVEENLFLLNEIDLNSIKANLTTKQYTVCIIDSIQTIYSPQITSAPGSISQVRDITFELMRVAKEYDIAIFIIGHITKEGSIAGPRVLEHMVDAVLYFEGDPSRELRMLRGFKNRFGTTSEVGIFEMRSDGLISAKNASKIFFSQKRPTPGSAATVVLEGSRALVLEIQALVSEMSFGVPKRSATGFDANRLSMLLALLEKKIEIPLNRYDVFINVTGGIKITETSADLAVIASILSSFRNRPLSNKTAFIGEVSLTGDIREVSNIDIRLKEMESYGFENAILPKKPSGKSAIKCFEATEVAKILDWM
- the kdsB gene encoding 3-deoxy-manno-octulosonate cytidylyltransferase, whose amino-acid sequence is MIIIPARLHSTRFPQKILVPINGVPMIIATAYNAQKVDEVVVACDNEEVLAICKNHKIKAVLTSPHHSSGTDRCAEAARSLGLKKDEIIINVQGDEPFLETQVISLLKEKMKDAPFMATCAKIIEKSKINDTNLVKVVRAHSGEAIYFSRLPIPYSRDGLNDSLLESNPYYGHLGIYGFRTQSLEEFCNLPKSPLEDIEKLEQLRAIYHQKSIFVCIVQSKSIGIDTPKDLQNALKSISQTQLPDSRG
- a CDS encoding UPF0323 family lipoprotein; amino-acid sequence: MMKHFRKISDYAVIGGLSALVIVSLAACGNDSQGSNESATNISNAIQKGAFVILEEQPSGAYKIAEEYPSAKTHVVVRDLQGNERVLSEEEIQKLIKQEETKIDNGTSQLTNPNASGGLGLGGAILASAAGAILGSYIGNKLFNNPTYQQNSQRNYKSPQAYERSQNSFKNTSSTSKVRSNPSGGKSGFFGGGSNASKSTGMGSFGS
- a CDS encoding glutathionylspermidine synthase family protein is translated as MKTLSLKPLDKNTLEEIGLQWHTDPDNTSYIENEAVVITQAEADAYYEACNELYDMYVETAEYAIKNDLFFELDIPNVLIPMIKQSWEEEIHWHLYGRFDLAGGLDGKPIKLLEFNADTPTMLYETSVVQWAMLKYNGYDSNLQFNNLYEAIGENFKRMITLGEDTSGFEQMYEGWKILFSSIKGNIEEERTVRFLQDIAKSAGFETSFCFIDEIVFSQDEGVFSQGVNYEFLFKLLPWENIAIDEPELALIMQSIMENKNAIFLNPAYAVMFQSKRFLKLLWDLFPHHPLLLETSYEPLKDKQQVKKTAFGREGANIEILDSSLQSILKNEGIYQNHKPIYQEFYELNKSGDFYYQPNVFYAYESCGLGFRKGGLILDNYSKFVSHLID
- a CDS encoding ferric reductase-like transmembrane domain-containing protein, whose translation is MKYLIVFLSIFTGLLPALYLFYNLTESFYGAEPTKAILHFLGDWSIYFLLGTLTFLWIFRLMKISFKYLSIISKIFGFYSFLYALAHIFSYIFFEQGGDVWASLDEISRRVYLFLGAIGFLCLGILSISSAFFSRFFSRLSVFIYPAGLLGSIHYLIGQKIPSLSSYLIFLAFFSLLCVKLLSKNKDKK
- the rny gene encoding ribonuclease Y produces the protein MIEYLVIGFIIFVFIVGSSVFFLSKKIFNSNADVIIEQAKAKAQAIEYEAQTLLKNEQIKAKEIELELKKNYEDRTSKIIKEYQNKLALLQNQEDKIQQKLEREIGFIEEEKQKISDLKNKLLIEYESQNKLIKEYQDAKQKALDTLMEYTGYTKEEAKALILDYLQDELIRQKSALIRRYEHEAREEAMKRANYIIAQATTRFAGEFATERLINVVHLPNDELKGRIIGKEGRNIKTLEMISGVDVIIDDTPGTIILSSFNLYRRAIATRTVELLVEDGRIQPARIEEVYAKVSAEMEEQVLQDGENIVLDMGLGYMHPELKKLIGKMKYRASFGQNALGHSIETANLAGVIAGELGGDEKLTRRAGLLHDIGKSLTQESGGNHVILGAEICRRYKEHPVVINAIMAHHGDEEIQSIEAAAVCAADALSAARPGARREVLESFLNRMQDLERIAMDKTGVKQAYAINAGREVRVIVRADLIDDAQSVVLARDIAKEVESTLQYPGEIKVSVIRESRAVEFAR
- a CDS encoding 5-formyltetrahydrofolate cyclo-ligase translates to MPLYIKTYKGVRIKPQFRKFCKTYLTSLTKKINFEDKKTIRILKNELIALGAKRVLLYCPMKSEVNIYPLIIWLKKRGTKVFIPYIDGVSFKMIPFRLPLHKNEYNIFEAKKSLFYLTKIDTAIVPILGIDKRFKRIGFGKGMYDRFFQTLSYRPNVIFISRRAIISKSVLTDSYDIFGDKFISSFCIVKRGIDDRILGDRVYNICFHSGK